In one Methanobrevibacter arboriphilus genomic region, the following are encoded:
- a CDS encoding YigZ family protein: protein MRTIDKSYKTTLEIKRSQFVCRIFPAKDSKEAKKIISCISEKYKDATHNCSAYIVTDDEGYDDDGEPGGTAGKPMLNILKKNGLANIVAIVTRYFGGVKLGAGGLVRAYGKSVLEAIKSSKIIEMEKYNIYEVLFEYSNIKSIENEIRSRNINILNKEFKEKVNFRIALKTNDNIKHFQEKIKQNGKINYLKTEYLNKLD from the coding sequence ATGAGAACAATTGATAAAAGTTATAAAACAACATTAGAAATAAAAAGATCACAATTTGTATGTAGAATTTTTCCTGCAAAAGATTCAAAAGAAGCAAAAAAAATTATAAGCTGTATATCTGAAAAATATAAAGACGCAACACACAATTGCTCTGCATATATAGTTACTGATGATGAAGGCTATGACGATGATGGAGAACCAGGAGGAACAGCTGGAAAACCCATGCTAAACATATTGAAAAAAAATGGATTAGCTAATATTGTAGCTATTGTAACAAGATATTTTGGAGGTGTGAAACTTGGAGCAGGAGGATTAGTAAGGGCCTATGGAAAATCTGTTTTAGAAGCTATAAAAAGTTCAAAAATCATTGAAATGGAAAAATATAATATATACGAAGTATTATTTGAATATTCTAATATAAAATCGATTGAAAATGAAATTAGGTCTAGAAATATAAATATATTAAATAAAGAGTTCAAAGAAAAAGTAAATTTTAGAATAGCTCTTAAAACAAATGATAATATTAAACATTTTCAAGAAAAAATTAAACAAAATGGAAAAATAAATTATCTAAAAACTGAATATCTTAATAAATTAGATTAA
- a CDS encoding acyl-CoA thioesterase: protein MFKDCVTPRFGNIDGLKHVNNTVVADWFEIGRNGIFRYFTPDLDLSYEKWKLIMVRTEFDFVSQMYFGEDVEIRTYVLKIGNSSFTTGHEAWQNGELKSKGKAVIVHYNFIEKKSVPIPNEIKEKLRKHLIDEAEIGKL, encoded by the coding sequence ATGTTTAAAGATTGTGTAACACCTAGATTTGGCAATATAGATGGATTAAAGCATGTTAATAATACTGTTGTAGCTGACTGGTTTGAAATTGGAAGAAATGGAATTTTTAGGTATTTTACTCCTGATTTAGATCTTAGTTATGAGAAATGGAAATTAATAATGGTTCGTACTGAATTTGATTTTGTTTCTCAAATGTATTTTGGAGAAGATGTTGAAATTAGAACTTATGTTTTAAAAATTGGAAACTCTTCATTTACTACAGGACATGAGGCTTGGCAAAATGGTGAACTTAAATCTAAAGGTAAAGCAGTTATTGTTCATTATAATTTTATTGAGAAGAAATCTGTACCTATTCCTAATGAAATTAAAGAAAAATTAAGAAAACATTTAATTGATGAAGCAGAAATTGGAAAACTTTGA
- a CDS encoding DUF1947 domain-containing protein translates to MKVKQRHHLKKKKLKELKRDLGEYSTIIPNNSNVEYLEVDPNPFILIDGQPYIIIIDEKPFPTLKAALENEIGGKKVVVDMGAIRFVTNGADIMSPGIVETDENIKQNDVVIIVEETHKKPLAIGIAEITGEEMVNNDSGKAIQNIHYIGDDIWNLEI, encoded by the coding sequence TTGAAAGTAAAGCAAAGACATCATCTGAAAAAAAAGAAATTGAAAGAATTGAAAAGAGATTTAGGAGAATACTCTACAATAATTCCAAATAACTCTAATGTAGAATATTTAGAAGTAGATCCAAATCCTTTTATTCTTATTGATGGGCAACCATACATAATAATTATTGATGAAAAACCATTTCCAACCCTGAAAGCTGCTTTAGAAAATGAAATTGGAGGAAAAAAAGTCGTCGTTGATATGGGAGCAATCAGATTTGTGACAAATGGTGCTGATATAATGAGTCCAGGAATAGTAGAAACAGATGAAAATATCAAACAAAATGATGTTGTCATAATTGTTGAAGAAACACATAAAAAACCATTAGCTATAGGTATTGCAGAAATTACTGGTGAAGAAATGGTCAATAACGATTCTGGAAAAGCTATTCAAAATATTCATTATATTGGTGATGATATTTGGAATCTTGAAATATAA
- a CDS encoding helix-turn-helix domain-containing protein — MVDKNEIGAKIKNLRESREITKEELSKETNVSLELINSIESGDVVPSLTPITKIAKALGVRLGTFLDDAPQNGPLIVKNGETNSVVYFSGEENQTDVSALEFHSLGAGKNDRNMEPFIIDVHTENGEFNLSSHEGEEFIYVLEGEIEVKYGQDSFIVSKGDSIYYDSIIPHHLHSYNGEISKILAVVYTPF; from the coding sequence ATGGTTGATAAGAATGAAATCGGGGCTAAAATAAAGAATTTAAGAGAGTCTCGAGAAATTACAAAGGAAGAATTATCTAAAGAAACTAATGTAAGCCTAGAACTTATAAACAGCATAGAAAGTGGAGATGTTGTACCTTCTTTAACTCCAATTACTAAGATTGCTAAAGCATTAGGAGTTCGTTTAGGAACATTCCTCGATGATGCTCCTCAAAACGGTCCATTAATTGTTAAAAATGGTGAAACTAATAGTGTTGTTTATTTTTCTGGTGAAGAAAATCAGACCGATGTAAGTGCTTTAGAATTTCATTCTTTAGGTGCAGGTAAAAATGATAGAAATATGGAGCCATTTATTATAGATGTTCATACAGAAAATGGAGAATTTAATTTATCTTCTCATGAAGGTGAAGAGTTTATCTATGTTCTTGAAGGAGAAATTGAAGTTAAATATGGTCAAGATTCTTTTATTGTATCTAAAGGTGATAGTATTTACTATGATTCAATAATTCCTCATCATTTACATTCTTATAATGGCGAGATCTCTAAGATTTTAGCTGTTGTTTATACTCCTTTTTAA
- a CDS encoding ammonium transporter, whose amino-acid sequence MVDILNTGDTAWILISTVLVLLMSIPGIAFFYGGLAKKKNVLNTMFLTLIAFAIVSIIWVIYGYQFAFGADINGLIGYPANLLMSGIGINDVSGSIPSILFVAFQLTFAGLTAALISGAVIGRMKFSAWIAFIVVWISAVYIPIAHWVWGGGWLMQMGALDFAGGTVVHISSGISALALVLILKSRKNKTLLPHNLGYSVLGAAFLWFGWMGFNGGSALTAGGLAASALLVSNIAAAVALVTWVCIDTIKEGKPTVLGAISGAIAGLVAITPAAGFVDVSGAIVIGIGASIVSYFAITYLKPRLGYDDALDVFGIHGMSGIWGAIATGIFAAPFINEAAGLLYGNPGQITIQIIAVIATIIYAFVVTIIIAKIIDLTMGLRVKEKDEVEGLDTNLHEESGYML is encoded by the coding sequence ATGGTAGATATATTGAACACAGGAGATACTGCTTGGATACTTATTTCCACAGTTTTAGTACTTTTAATGAGTATTCCAGGTATTGCCTTTTTTTATGGTGGATTAGCAAAAAAGAAAAATGTTTTAAATACAATGTTTTTAACTCTGATTGCATTTGCAATTGTAAGTATAATATGGGTAATCTATGGATACCAATTTGCATTTGGTGCAGATATTAATGGATTGATAGGATATCCAGCAAACTTACTTATGAGTGGAATTGGTATAAATGATGTAAGTGGATCAATTCCTTCAATACTGTTTGTTGCATTCCAATTAACATTTGCAGGACTTACAGCTGCACTTATTTCAGGAGCTGTAATTGGAAGAATGAAATTCTCTGCATGGATAGCATTCATTGTTGTATGGATTAGTGCTGTATACATCCCAATTGCCCACTGGGTATGGGGTGGAGGATGGTTAATGCAGATGGGAGCACTTGACTTTGCAGGTGGAACCGTAGTTCATATATCATCAGGTATCTCTGCATTAGCTCTAGTATTAATACTTAAAAGTAGAAAAAACAAAACATTATTACCTCATAACTTAGGATACTCAGTTCTTGGTGCAGCATTCCTTTGGTTCGGTTGGATGGGATTCAATGGAGGATCTGCTTTAACTGCAGGAGGACTTGCAGCATCAGCATTACTCGTAAGTAATATCGCAGCTGCGGTTGCACTTGTTACATGGGTATGTATTGATACAATTAAAGAAGGAAAACCAACTGTACTCGGTGCAATATCTGGTGCAATAGCAGGTCTTGTTGCTATTACTCCAGCAGCAGGATTTGTAGATGTAAGTGGAGCAATAGTTATTGGTATTGGAGCTTCAATTGTTTCATATTTCGCAATCACATATCTCAAACCACGTTTAGGATACGACGATGCATTAGATGTATTTGGAATTCACGGAATGTCTGGTATTTGGGGGGCAATAGCTACTGGAATATTCGCTGCACCATTTATTAATGAAGCAGCAGGATTGTTATATGGTAACCCCGGACAAATAACTATCCAGATAATTGCAGTCATAGCAACCATAATTTATGCCTTTGTAGTAACTATCATAATTGCAAAAATTATTGATCTAACCATGGGTCTAAGAGTAAAAGAAAAAGATGAAGTTGAAGGATTAGATACAAACCTTCATGAAGAATCTGGATATATGTTATAA
- the arfB gene encoding 2-amino-5-formylamino-6-ribosylaminopyrimidin-4(3H)-one 5'-monophosphate deformylase — MVELRYGAGNIFNKDVHKIGIIALGSHLENHGPALPIDTDAKIAAYIAFQASLESGAKFLGIIYPAHEIEEINHGIHYSLNELAENIIKTLKSAKKYLNIEKVIIVNAHGGNIPLFQCLDKIESEIPLDIVIINNTVIENEGPHGGSGEISMGKVLGILNEDELNNQSNIKVFGEVGLSEFKEARKKDPGIEEGAKEIEDNGVYLDVSYGKQILNLAVNSVLLDVEKLLDY; from the coding sequence ATGGTAGAATTAAGATATGGTGCTGGGAATATTTTTAATAAAGATGTTCATAAAATCGGAATAATTGCACTAGGCTCACATTTAGAAAATCATGGACCTGCATTACCTATTGACACTGACGCTAAAATAGCTGCATATATAGCTTTTCAAGCTTCTTTAGAAAGTGGAGCTAAATTTTTAGGAATAATTTATCCTGCACATGAAATCGAAGAAATAAATCATGGGATACATTATAGTCTTAATGAATTAGCTGAAAATATAATAAAAACCTTAAAATCCGCTAAAAAATACTTAAATATTGAAAAAGTAATTATTGTTAATGCACATGGAGGAAATATCCCATTATTTCAATGTTTAGATAAAATTGAATCAGAAATTCCATTAGATATTGTAATTATTAACAATACTGTAATTGAAAATGAAGGTCCTCATGGAGGTTCTGGAGAAATATCCATGGGAAAAGTTCTCGGAATTCTTAATGAAGATGAACTAAATAATCAATCCAATATTAAAGTATTTGGTGAAGTTGGATTAAGCGAATTTAAAGAGGCTAGAAAAAAAGATCCTGGAATTGAAGAAGGTGCCAAAGAAATAGAAGATAATGGAGTTTATCTTGACGTATCTTATGGAAAACAGATACTAAACTTAGCAGTGAACTCAGTTTTACTTGATGTAGAAAAATTATTAGACTACTAA
- a CDS encoding cation diffusion facilitator family transporter — protein MKINGKTLVGFDKFILMALYVEGPLSSTQVDDKTIIFISSIWYQQWNEKDKSFLNSIIDSVERTRYFFKRDSVDSKTIIEVEAGEMGSLNNFNRLINFGLVEKIDDETYKLTEFGQKKGKYLVNAMKKRSKEIDKYLLNTNAVARNNIFIDFFLAVLKLSTGFISGSVGLISDGLDAITDTISAFFVWLGIKFHHEFLSTILVIFMLFIAGFSAVYESITRIIEILNNTVSPINQVPLVVAVEGIAILFAIGLFVYQRHVGRSFNNLTIISQSVDSKNHIFIGSAVIIGAVLSLFNIFWVDAIVGIFIGFGILRDAFGLLRDAKSSYDGEETDFSKYKTVFGDYVNINHLETFRLWILFSVHNKDLNTQEELVKSFNETFKDNYIPVISELDLLPNEDLDFNSNFDEIIIHLIDNNWLEKDGGIYKITESGLNHLDIILNDFNNFDVKFSDSLLLKLSNEN, from the coding sequence ATGAAAATTAATGGCAAAACTTTAGTAGGTTTTGATAAATTCATTCTAATGGCTTTATATGTTGAAGGCCCATTAAGTTCAACTCAAGTTGATGATAAAACAATTATTTTTATTTCATCGATATGGTATCAACAATGGAATGAAAAAGATAAATCTTTTTTAAATTCGATAATTGATAGTGTAGAGAGAACAAGATATTTTTTTAAAAGAGATTCTGTAGATAGTAAAACTATAATAGAAGTTGAAGCTGGAGAAATGGGTTCTTTGAACAATTTTAATCGCTTGATTAATTTTGGTTTGGTTGAGAAGATAGATGATGAAACTTATAAATTAACTGAATTTGGTCAAAAAAAGGGTAAATATCTTGTTAATGCAATGAAAAAAAGAAGTAAAGAGATTGATAAATATTTACTTAATACTAATGCTGTTGCTCGAAATAATATTTTCATTGATTTCTTTTTAGCTGTTTTAAAATTATCCACAGGTTTTATTAGTGGAAGTGTTGGTCTAATATCAGATGGTCTGGATGCAATAACTGATACTATTTCTGCATTTTTTGTTTGGCTTGGGATTAAGTTTCATCATGAGTTTCTAAGTACGATACTAGTTATATTTATGTTATTTATAGCTGGTTTTAGTGCTGTTTATGAATCTATAACTAGGATAATTGAAATTTTAAATAATACTGTTAGCCCAATTAATCAGGTGCCTTTGGTTGTTGCAGTTGAAGGTATTGCAATATTATTTGCTATTGGCTTATTTGTGTACCAACGTCATGTAGGAAGATCTTTTAATAATTTAACTATTATTTCTCAATCTGTTGATTCTAAAAATCATATTTTTATAGGTTCTGCTGTTATAATTGGAGCTGTTTTATCTTTATTTAATATTTTTTGGGTTGATGCAATTGTAGGTATCTTTATTGGTTTTGGAATTTTAAGAGATGCTTTTGGTCTTTTAAGAGATGCTAAATCTTCTTATGATGGTGAAGAAACTGATTTTTCTAAATATAAAACTGTTTTCGGAGATTATGTTAATATTAATCATTTAGAAACATTTAGGCTGTGGATTTTATTTTCAGTTCATAATAAAGATCTTAATACTCAGGAAGAATTAGTTAAATCATTTAATGAGACATTTAAAGATAATTATATTCCTGTTATATCAGAACTTGATTTATTACCAAACGAAGATTTAGATTTTAATAGTAATTTTGATGAGATTATTATCCATTTGATAGATAATAATTGGTTAGAAAAGGATGGAGGTATTTATAAAATAACTGAATCTGGATTAAATCATCTAGATATTATTTTAAATGATTTTAATAATTTTGATGTTAAATTTTCAGATTCTTTACTTCTTAAATTATCCAATGAAAACTAA
- a CDS encoding DUF5814 domain-containing protein: MIILKRAKKSWEMYPIGSPKGALNTKRTPEFIGTLKFKETSKGLSINKFIAKYPNDEDKLLPPGEAMKLLKTQVVFLASKDEKIENFLKSHGIKTRFTKICSHCTYEGNITIINSKFSYDYHNQLICKVCAEDTIKRELKLQGYDKKSYKNFKKILNKTGSLNEVLKIIDHKFDPLSNPNLTLFDEIKVKKTKIPKIPISRLKIPKKFKKILDEDNNNHLLPIQYLAIKNGLMKDKNLLVVSATASGKTLVGELAGIPKAMNGKKFIFLTPLVALANQKYRDFKKKYEPLGLKISIKVGMNRVKAKEEIKLPESKINDADIIVGTYEGIDFLLRSGKSSTLKELGTVLIDEIHTLDDEERGIRLNGMIKRIENIYPKSQIIGLSATIKNPKQLANEFNMDLVEYDQRPVPLKRHLVYVRSDIEKRNLIRKLILREYNNKSSKGFSGQTIVFTNSRRKTHQISDYLTKKRIKSAAYHGGLSYFKKERIEKDFANGKISTVVTTAALAAGVDFPASQVIFETLIMGNKWISPNEFSQMIGRAGRPTYHDRGVVYLLPEIANKFDNESEESIAISLLESDVENVHIEYSEEELLEQVLADICSHSLKDTESIHSFYKNIKIPIDLEMTINELYDKKLIRIINKNNKEEVIPTKYGKAVSVSFLSVQEGSIIKKSLQKLNQTLKKENKNIIKISSAKNSKKSKNKKSEIKKAKNERYSSEISENERYKNGISKNKQSKKIDINKEIINIAIELEYFENAYLSQVVHKQIVNTIKTNFSTRLFSDSTLDIISSGETIDKLDKKFQEALLKIQVDFLRCECKDKPFCDCLQKEISNFIINERLKQKDPTDISRKLLRTYQIQTYPGDIFSWLDNFVRNLEAIKRIANAYSQKKSIKTAEKLIKRIEKG, translated from the coding sequence ATGATAATTCTCAAAAGAGCAAAAAAATCATGGGAAATGTACCCAATTGGAAGTCCTAAAGGAGCATTAAATACAAAAAGAACTCCTGAATTTATAGGAACACTTAAATTTAAAGAAACTTCCAAAGGATTATCAATAAACAAGTTTATAGCTAAATATCCTAATGATGAAGATAAATTACTTCCTCCAGGAGAAGCTATGAAATTACTTAAAACACAAGTAGTATTTTTAGCATCAAAAGATGAAAAAATAGAGAATTTCCTTAAATCCCATGGTATAAAAACTCGTTTTACAAAAATATGTTCACACTGCACATATGAAGGAAATATAACAATAATAAACAGTAAATTTAGTTATGATTATCATAATCAGTTGATTTGTAAAGTTTGTGCAGAAGATACTATAAAAAGAGAGCTAAAATTACAAGGATATGATAAAAAATCTTATAAAAACTTTAAAAAGATTTTAAATAAAACTGGAAGCTTAAATGAAGTTTTAAAAATAATAGACCATAAATTTGATCCTTTATCAAATCCAAACTTAACTTTATTTGATGAAATTAAGGTTAAAAAAACAAAAATTCCAAAAATACCCATATCTAGACTTAAGATTCCAAAAAAGTTTAAAAAAATATTGGATGAGGATAATAACAATCATTTATTGCCAATACAATATTTAGCTATAAAAAATGGGTTGATGAAGGATAAAAACTTGCTTGTTGTTTCAGCTACAGCAAGTGGAAAGACACTTGTAGGAGAATTAGCTGGAATTCCAAAAGCAATGAATGGTAAAAAATTTATATTCTTAACACCTCTTGTTGCACTAGCTAATCAAAAATATCGAGATTTTAAAAAAAAATATGAACCACTTGGACTTAAAATTTCAATAAAAGTTGGAATGAATCGAGTGAAAGCAAAAGAAGAAATTAAACTTCCAGAATCAAAAATAAATGATGCAGATATTATTGTTGGAACATATGAAGGAATAGACTTTTTACTTCGCTCTGGAAAATCATCAACATTGAAAGAATTAGGAACTGTATTGATCGATGAAATTCACACTTTAGATGATGAAGAAAGAGGAATAAGGCTAAATGGGATGATAAAAAGAATAGAAAATATTTATCCCAAATCCCAAATTATTGGTTTATCTGCTACTATTAAAAACCCAAAACAACTAGCCAATGAATTTAATATGGACTTAGTAGAATATGACCAGCGTCCTGTTCCACTTAAAAGACATCTTGTTTATGTAAGAAGTGATATAGAAAAGAGAAACCTGATTAGAAAGCTAATTTTAAGAGAATATAATAATAAATCTTCCAAAGGATTTTCAGGTCAAACAATAGTATTTACAAACTCCAGAAGGAAAACTCATCAAATTTCTGATTATTTAACAAAAAAAAGGATTAAGTCAGCAGCATATCATGGAGGACTATCCTACTTTAAAAAAGAAAGAATTGAAAAAGATTTTGCAAATGGAAAAATATCAACAGTTGTAACAACAGCAGCACTTGCAGCAGGAGTTGATTTTCCTGCTTCCCAAGTAATATTTGAAACACTAATAATGGGAAACAAATGGATTTCGCCAAATGAATTTTCACAAATGATTGGAAGAGCAGGTAGACCTACTTATCATGATAGAGGAGTAGTATATTTACTACCAGAAATAGCTAATAAATTTGATAATGAAAGTGAAGAATCAATAGCTATTTCACTTTTAGAAAGTGATGTTGAAAATGTACATATAGAATATAGTGAAGAAGAGTTATTAGAACAAGTATTAGCAGACATATGTTCTCATTCTTTAAAAGACACAGAAAGTATTCACAGCTTCTATAAAAATATAAAAATACCAATTGATTTAGAAATGACTATTAATGAGTTATATGATAAAAAACTAATTAGAATAATAAATAAAAATAATAAAGAAGAAGTGATACCTACTAAATATGGAAAAGCTGTTTCAGTGTCCTTTTTATCAGTGCAAGAAGGGAGTATTATAAAAAAATCATTACAAAAACTAAATCAAACCTTGAAAAAAGAAAATAAGAATATAATTAAAATTAGTAGTGCAAAGAATAGTAAAAAATCTAAGAACAAAAAATCTGAAATTAAAAAAGCTAAAAATGAAAGATATTCAAGTGAAATATCTGAAAATGAAAGATATAAAAATGGAATATCTAAAAATAAACAAAGCAAAAAAATAGATATTAATAAAGAAATAATTAATATAGCTATTGAATTAGAATACTTTGAAAATGCTTATCTTTCACAAGTTGTTCATAAACAGATTGTAAATACAATAAAAACAAATTTTTCAACAAGATTATTTTCAGATTCAACTTTAGATATAATATCCTCTGGAGAAACCATAGATAAATTAGATAAAAAGTTTCAAGAAGCACTCTTGAAAATTCAAGTAGATTTTTTAAGATGTGAATGTAAAGATAAGCCTTTTTGCGATTGTTTACAAAAAGAAATTTCTAATTTTATTATTAATGAAAGACTAAAACAAAAAGATCCTACTGATATTTCAAGGAAATTATTAAGAACTTATCAAATCCAAACATACCCGGGAGATATATTCTCATGGTTAGATAATTTTGTGAGAAATTTAGAAGCTATTAAAAGGATAGCTAATGCATACTCACAAAAAAAATCTATTAAAACAGCTGAAAAATTGATAAAAAGGATTGAAAAAGGATAA
- a CDS encoding P-II family nitrogen regulator → MKRVVAIIRQEKLEDVKSALVSAGCEGMTVNEVKGRGKQLGIKESYRGSNYCIDLIPKTRIELVIKKEDLEEVLKTIQESARTGEIGDGKIFVSPVEEVVRIRTGENGREAV, encoded by the coding sequence ATGAAAAGAGTTGTAGCTATAATTAGACAAGAAAAGCTAGAAGATGTTAAAAGTGCTCTTGTTTCTGCTGGCTGTGAAGGTATGACTGTAAATGAAGTTAAAGGTCGTGGAAAACAGCTTGGAATCAAAGAAAGTTATAGGGGTTCAAATTATTGCATAGATTTAATACCAAAAACACGAATTGAACTTGTAATAAAAAAAGAAGACCTAGAAGAAGTTTTAAAAACAATTCAAGAATCAGCCCGAACTGGCGAAATAGGTGATGGTAAAATATTTGTTTCACCTGTAGAAGAAGTCGTGAGAATAAGAACTGGAGAAAATGGTAGAGAAGCTGTTTAA
- a CDS encoding AMP-binding protein: MVFSEDTIGGFFEKQVEAQGDREFLVYPDRDLRFTYKEFNERVNMLAKGLLSIGIEKGDHVGIWAKNVPDWLTFLFATAKIGAVLVTVNTAYKSHELDYILKQSDMKALAIIDGFRDINYIKTIYDLVPELKKHPRGRLNSSEYPHLKSVIYVGQEKHRGMYNTNELMLLGKHQSDDELNKVKATLDNNEVINMQYTSGTTGFPKGVMLTHRNILNNGHGIGHRMKFTEEDRLCIPVPLFHCFGIVLGVLAILTHGGTMVMVELFDPLLVLSAIQKEKCTAVHGVPTMFIAELTHPMFDMFDMSSLRTGIMAGSTCPIETMKEVMDKMNMTEITSVYGLTESSPGMTQSSADDSIERKANTVGVAFDDVEVRIIDPDTNIELKPGETGEICCKGYNVMKGYYKMPDKTKEVIDDDGWLHSGDLATVDEEGYYTIVGRKKDMIIRGGENIYPREIEEFLYTIDGVQDAQVAGIADEKYGEIVGAFVIKEEGSCLEEEDIRDYALEKIARYKVPKHVFFVGDFPLTASGKVQKFKLSELGLKLVKEKEKEMRL, encoded by the coding sequence ATGGTATTTTCTGAAGACACTATAGGAGGATTCTTTGAGAAACAGGTTGAAGCTCAAGGAGATCGTGAATTTTTAGTTTATCCTGATAGGGATTTAAGATTCACATACAAAGAATTTAATGAAAGAGTTAATATGTTAGCTAAAGGCCTACTTTCAATTGGTATTGAAAAAGGGGATCATGTTGGTATTTGGGCTAAAAATGTTCCTGATTGGTTAACTTTTCTATTTGCAACAGCAAAAATTGGAGCAGTTCTTGTAACTGTTAATACTGCTTATAAAAGCCATGAATTAGATTATATATTGAAACAATCTGATATGAAAGCTTTAGCTATTATCGATGGTTTTCGTGATATTAATTACATTAAAACTATTTATGATTTAGTTCCTGAGCTAAAAAAACACCCTAGAGGTAGACTAAATTCTTCTGAATACCCTCATTTGAAGTCTGTTATATATGTTGGCCAAGAAAAGCATAGAGGAATGTATAACACTAATGAGTTAATGCTTCTTGGTAAACATCAAAGTGATGATGAGTTAAACAAAGTTAAGGCTACTCTTGATAATAATGAAGTTATTAATATGCAATATACATCTGGAACAACTGGCTTTCCTAAAGGTGTAATGTTAACTCATAGGAATATTTTAAATAATGGGCATGGTATTGGCCATAGAATGAAATTCACTGAAGAAGATCGCTTATGCATACCTGTTCCACTTTTCCATTGTTTTGGTATTGTTTTAGGTGTTTTAGCTATTTTGACTCATGGAGGAACTATGGTTATGGTTGAGCTTTTTGATCCTCTTTTAGTTTTATCTGCTATTCAAAAAGAAAAATGTACTGCTGTTCATGGTGTTCCAACAATGTTTATTGCAGAGTTAACTCATCCAATGTTTGATATGTTTGATATGTCTAGTCTTAGGACTGGTATTATGGCAGGTTCAACTTGTCCAATTGAAACTATGAAAGAAGTTATGGATAAAATGAATATGACTGAAATAACTAGCGTTTATGGTTTAACTGAATCTTCTCCTGGAATGACACAATCAAGTGCTGATGATTCTATAGAAAGAAAGGCAAATACTGTTGGTGTAGCTTTTGATGACGTTGAAGTCAGAATAATTGATCCTGATACAAATATCGAATTAAAACCTGGTGAAACTGGTGAAATTTGTTGTAAGGGTTATAATGTAATGAAAGGCTATTATAAAATGCCTGATAAAACAAAAGAAGTTATTGATGATGATGGCTGGTTACATAGTGGAGATTTAGCTACTGTTGATGAAGAAGGATATTATACTATTGTAGGTCGTAAAAAAGACATGATTATTAGAGGAGGAGAAAATATATATCCTCGTGAGATTGAAGAGTTTTTATATACGATAGATGGTGTTCAAGATGCTCAAGTTGCTGGGATAGCTGATGAAAAGTATGGGGAAATTGTTGGTGCATTTGTTATTAAAGAAGAGGGATCTTGTCTCGAAGAAGAGGATATTCGTGATTATGCTTTAGAAAAGATAGCTAGATATAAGGTTCCTAAACATGTTTTCTTTGTTGGTGATTTTCCTTTAACTGCTAGTGGTAAGGTTCAAAAGTTTAAACTTAGTGAACTTGGACTAAAACTTGTTAAAGAGAAAGAAAAAGAAATGAGATTGTAA